In the Anastrepha obliqua isolate idAnaObli1 chromosome 1, idAnaObli1_1.0, whole genome shotgun sequence genome, one interval contains:
- the LOC129249785 gene encoding coiled-coil domain-containing protein 39 produces MAPTEEPHTVQEEIIQKAMLAMGWDPNSEIPMASKENLCILAEMEQMVEEKIQLLESNIQSEDRLEKLLQHSKNAEMCMNQNMKLLQAHQTEVHTEVHLFKVAERVQSKLKTDIKRINKETESYTEYLSTTEKELCRRKNAIDDLTSRVKWAKTVLLEWRDAMEDTNKGYKLIDKYFKEDEVLARQKDARRQFLHNEVEKLRKDLVKLYDEQKSLEQNIESTATLYRAAHLERRQMIDTWKLAVKQMLQREREIESNEDELYYLEREAERMLKESKRCDEKLDNIIHNNREVERTISVLNEETSEVKEQIQKFIDMTILKEAEVELLQRDLQNLSNKVQQQRMENRKMSKEKDKRNKVLEDFKSLLLKLESRLNHTANKHMSAEQRLQMLEEMNDTEEKAQNEINKDKIRFNSLVYRSQQQLQDLKDESKSLEISNNGLSASTASVIRNTKKMEKELNRLTEVYYEASFKCLQMERKIIVLQGGEFDPMEEEETEKYLAKLETQNNLLQRRLQATESQNKKLDHNMRSLTDVYNADHKNLQTMLFDIKEAQMYCEGGVKRLNIEKNKNQQKIVELSLLKMRIKEFDNEIVACQTNTYHLGKHRLQLNRTMKDRLVEIKSQMDLLNLKRKHLNDERSTLLADIGERTKHIDVIRARFELTSKLMGINEDGTLVTATQLKVEAAQEKQMLLDEGNNLNEKVIKAEEDIKAMENTLMLLNNSNDSYRRNLNKKVDEDQVLEEMKELQSNYCQALNQLKALRSKHRQIEKDNDKNLRVCEDLQRQLEISTGKNVENVEILEKLQKELDDQRIKLQRAEREVKNSLKRVKERNLGKEFIACYERELDLRELEYRNSSALNQLADMAENDDGIGPKVIRIMLEKGLKMPHLLQKTRSFASWRSDLSETSSSRDMPISTTRSSTSESTSLAIQPSVVSIDFSQP; encoded by the exons ATGGCGCCTACGGAGGAACCTCATACAGTACAAGAAGAAATAATACAAAAGGCAATGTTGGCCATGGGTTGGGACCCCAATTCGGAGATACCCATGGCCAGTAAAGAAAATTTGTGTATACTAGCCGAAATGGAGCAGATGGTTGAAGAGAAGATACAGTTGTTGGAATCCAATATACAATCCGAAGATCGTTTGGAGAAATTGCTGCAGCATTCAAAAAATGCTGAAATGTGCATGAATCAGAATATG AAACTCCTGCAAGCCCATCAAACTGAAGTTCATACTGAGGTACACCTCTTCAAAGTAGCCGAACGAGTGCAATCGAAACTGAAAACCGACATTAAACGTATAAATAAGGAGACTGAAAGCTACACTGAGTATCTGAGTACTACAGAGA AGGAGCTGTGTAGACGCAAAAATGCAATCGACGATTTGACTTCGCGCGTCAAGTGGGCCAAAACGGTGCTATTGGAGTGGCGCGACGCCATGGAGGACACCAACAAGGGATACAAATTGATTGATAAGTACTTTAAAGAAGACGAAGTGCTGGCTCGGCAGAAGGACGCACGTCGCCAGTTTCTGCATAACGAGGTGGAGAAGCTGCGCAAGGATTTGGTGAAATTATATGATGAACAAAAATCACTCGAACAGAATATTGAATCTACGGCTACACTATATCGCGCAGCACATTTAGAACGTCGCCAAATGATAGATACCTGGAAGCTGGCTGTGAAACAAATGTTGCAGCGAGAACGCGAGATAGAGAGCAATGAGGATGAGCTGTACTATTTGGAGCGCGAGGCAGAACGAATGTTAAAAGAGAGTAAACGTTGTGATGAAAAATTGGATAATATTATCCATAATAATCGTGAAGTGGAACGTACCATATCTGTATTGAATGAGGAAACCTCGGAGGTTAAagaacaaattcaaaaattcatagaTATGACTATTTTAAAAGAAGCTGAG GTGGAACTACTGCAGAGAGAtctacaaaatctttcaaataaaGTTCAACAGCAACGTATGGAAAACCGCAAAATGTCTAAAGAAAAAGATAAGCGTAATAAAGTGTTGGAGGATTTCAAATCATTACTTCTGAAGCTGGAAAGTCGTTTGAACCATACGGCGAATAAGCATATGAGTGCTGAACAGCGGCTGCAAATGTTAGAAGAGATGAATGATACAGAAGAGAAGGCgcagaatgaaataaataaggACAAAATCCGTTTTAATAGCTTGGTCTATCGGAGTCAGCAACAATTGCAAGATTTAAAGGATGAAAGTAAAAGTTTGGAA ATTTCTAACAACGGTTTGTCAGCAAGCACCGCTAGTGTCATCCGAAAcacgaaaaaaatggaaaaggagCTCAACCGCTTAACTGAAGTGTACTACGAAGCC TCGTTTAAATGTCTGCAAATGGAAAGGAAAATTATTGTATTGCAAGGTGGGGAGTTTGATCCGATGGAAGAGGAGGAGACAGAGAAATATTTGGCTAAGTTGGAgactcaaaataatttactaCAGAGACGATTGCAAGCCACGGAATCACAGAACAAAAAACTGGATCACAACATGCGTAGCTTAACCGATGTTTACAATGCCGATCACAAGAATTTGCAAACCATG cttttcgatatcAAAGAAGCGCAAATGTACTGCGAGGGTGGTGTTAAACGTCTCAACATCGAGAAGAATAAGAATCAACAGAAGATAGTCGAGTTGAGCCTTTTGAAGATGCGCATAAAAGAGTTCGATAATGAAATAGTTGCATGCCAAACGAATACCTATCATTTGGGTAAACACCGGTTGCAATTAAATCGGACAATGAAGGATCGTTTGGTGGAGATAAAAAGTCAAATGGATTTATTAAATCTGAAGCGTAAACATTTGAATGATGAGAGAAGCACTTTGTTGGCGGATATCGGAGAACGTACGAAACACATTGATGTGATACGGGCACGCTTCGAATTGACCTCCAAGCTAATGGGTATCAATGAGGACGGCACCTTGGTTACGGCTACACAATTGAAGGTGGAAGCAGCGCAAGAGAAGCAAATGCTATTGGATGAGGGTAATAACTTGAACGAAAAGGTAATCAAAGCGGAAGAGGATATTAAAGCAATGGAAAATACTTTGATGTTGCTCAATAATTCGAATGATTCCTAtcgaagaaatttaaataagaaagtAGATGAAG ACCAAGTTTTGGAAGAAATGAAAGAATTGCAATCCAACTATTGCCAAGCTTTGAATCAACTTAAGGCCCTGCGTAGCAAGCATCGACAAATAGAAAAAGATAATGACAAAAATCTTAGAGTATGCGAAGACCTGCAACGCCAATTGGAAATTTCCACGGGCAAAAA tgTCGAAAATGTCGAAATATTGGAGAAACTGCAAAAGGAACTTGACGATCAGAGGATAAAATTACAGCGCGCCGAGCGTGAAGTAAAAAACTCTTTAAAGAGGGTAAAAGAACGTAATTTGGGTAAAGAGTTTATCGCATGCTATGAACGTGAATTAGACTTGCGTGAACTCGAATACCGCAACTCCAGCGCACTTAATCAACTGGCCGACATGGCAGAGAACGATGATGGCATCGGTCCCAAAGTCATACGCATAATGTTAGAGAAAGGCTTGAAAATGCCACATCTGCTTCAGAAGACGCGTAGCTTTGCCTCCTGGCGTAGCGATTTGTCCGAAACTTCTTCTTCCAGAG atATGCCcatctccaccactcgttcatCTACATCGGAAAGCACCAGCCTCGCGATACAACCTTCAGTTGTATCGATTGATTTCTCCCAACCTTAA
- the LOC129249791 gene encoding RNA polymerase II-associated factor 1 homolog: MPPTIINTTTNAEKRPVRPAERKSELICRVKYGNSLPDIPFDLKFLQYPFDSNRFVQYNPTSLERNYKYEVLTEHDLGVTIDLINRDLYQADPYAQLDPGDEKLLEEDVHTPHDSMRSRQHSRSVSWLRKSEYISTEQTRFQPQNLENIEAKVGYNVKKSLREETLYLDRDAQIKAIEKTFNDSKQEISKHYSKPNVVPVEILPVYPDFKNWKYPCAQVIFDSDPAPAGKNVPAQLEEMSQAMIRGVMDESGEQFVAYFLPTEETLDKRRNDFAESILYKDDEDYEYKIAREYNWNVKSKASKGYEENYFFVVRQDGVFYNELETRVRLNKRRVKAGQQPSNTKLVVKHRPLDSNEHRMQRYRERQLEPTGDEEDEEMEEEEEIETPPQVSNEKDNNKAPEVGDADESENENAEAAQSARDRQSRSRSKSHAKSKSRSRSNSGSGSRSGSGSRASRSRSRSKSGSRSRSGSRSTAHSGSRSRSRSASKSPSRSRSATPAGSHKSGSHSRSASRSPSRSVSRSRSRSRSGSRSRSPSKTPARSRSHSGSRSGSASGSRSGSASRTPSRSGSATPSGSGSGSGSGSEAEE, translated from the exons ATGCCGCCGACTATCATCAATACGACGACAAATGCCGAAAAGCGACCTGTTAGGCCTGCGGAACGCAA ATCTGAACTGATTTGCCGCGTGAAATATGGCAATAGTCTGCCGGACATACCCTTTGacttgaaatttctacagtacCCGTTTGACAGTAATCGATTTGTGCAATATAATCCAACTTCCTTGGAGCGCAACTATAAATACGAAGTACTTACTGAGCATGACTTGGGTGTGACAATCGACTTAATTAACCGCGATCTATATCAAGCCGACCCATATGCTCAACTTGACCCAGGCGATGAAAAGCTTCTGGAAGAAGATGTGCACACCCCTCATGATTCAATGCGTTCACGCCAGCATTCACGAAGTGTTTCGTGGTTGCGAAAATCGGAATATATTTCGACAGAACAGACGCGCTTCCAACCGCAAAATCTTGAGAATATTGAAGCCAAAGTGGGTTATAATGTTAAGAAGTCGTTGCGCGAGGAAACGCTGTATCTTGATCGTGACGCACAAATCAAGGCTATTGAGAAAACATTTAATGACTCGAAACAAGAAATCAGCAAGCACTACTCTAAACCTAATGTGGTACCTGTGGAGATACTTCCGGTGTATCCAGATTTCAAGAATTGGAAGTATCCATGCGCTCAAGTAATATTCGATAGTGATCCTGCGCCTGCCGGCAAAAACGTACCAGCACAACTGGAAGAGATGTCGCAGGCCATGATTCGTGGTGTAATGGACGAGAGTGGCGAACAGTTTGTTGCTTATTTCCTGCCTACTGAAGAAACTTTAGATAAAAGACGCAACGACTTTGCCGAAAGTATTCTATACAAGGATGATGAAGACTACGAGTACAAGATCGCTCGTGAATATAACTGGAATGTTAAAAGTAAAGCTTCTAAAGGATACgaagaaaattacttttttgttgtgCGCCAAGATGGTGTATTCTATAATGAGTTGGAGACACGTGTACGTCTAAATAAGCGGCGTGTAAAAGCTGGACAACAGCCCAGTAACACTAAATTG gttgTTAAACATCGTCCCCTGGACTCCAATGAGCATCGTATGCAGCGCTACCGTGAAAGGCAATTGGAGCCAACCGGtgatgaagaagatgaagaaatggaagaagaggaagagattGAAACCCCCCCTCAAGTTTCAAATGAGAAAGACAATAATAAAGCCCCTGAAGTCGGTGATGCAGACGaatctgaaaatgaaaatgctgAAGCTGCTCAAAGTGCCAGAGATCGCCAATCTCGTTCGCGTTCTAAATCGCATGCAAAATCAAAATCTCGTTCACGTTCAAATTCTGGTTCCGGATCACGTTCAGGTTCAGGTTCTCGTGCTTCCCGTTCTCGTTCGCGCTCCAAATCAGGCAGCCGCAGTCGCAGTGGTTCCCGTTCTACAGCACATTCAGGTTCGCGTTCGCGTTCTCGTTCTGCATCTAAATCACCGTCACGATCTCGCTCAGCCACACCCGCCGGTTCCCATAAATCGGGTTCGCATTCACGATCCGCTTCACGTTCACCATCGCGCTCGGTCAGCCGTTCTCGCTCACGCTCACGCTCCGGCTCCCGATCGCGTTCGCCATCAAAAACACCTGCACGGTCACGGTCTCACTCCGGATCACGTTCGGGCAGCGCGTCAGGTTCACGTTCTGGTTCAGCATCACGTACACCATCACGTTCAGGTAGCGCTACACCGAGCGGTTCCGGCAGCGGCTCGGGCAGTGGCTCAGAAGCCGAagaataa